Proteins encoded in a region of the Longimicrobium sp. genome:
- a CDS encoding RHS repeat-associated core domain-containing protein codes for MRGILLPLCLTILPLVPARLRAQCPVTDPNCTGGGSVPTVSINPASGAVSTASVTVTINWSSAEGLNASSRSIKINNVESAGSFTYTATDGSHAQSQGTVSLTGSASVTVSARICDVLSHCSSTVSATYSYQAPPQVIATQSQVSRVPSAVGNEQPGLETFRVVNPSTLVTQTFSLEAVCTNVFSCTPAAGQVTVAPGDTAIVGVSYRVGSYSQETVGLVAHEVTAGGTGSASTAVNATASLVAPGGVGDRADLTLSERSMCVTASVGAGAAYECGDLRLVAPLPSTRVLNRARTPVLIYNSQHAKPFPIVAAHVVRDLAKARPDSIGARLVVSGGEVANQRWAGFPAGDTARVALGFDASGTQYATGFYPYHFEVTAYYPGGTSGVIYSRDGRIAIVNRAQSGFGSGWWLAGMEQLVAVGTTELLWVGGDGSTRVYQKAADGVSWIGPAFDRPDTIRAVNNELVRTLPGGAKIYYDMDGRHRRTVNPLGHTTRFEYNGAQLARIVVPLGTDSVAYFFNYNAGVLAEVVAPGVRGMADSARVVRLEVVGRDVRRIYEPQYRVNAPSGSPMNTARPHVLLTTTNGRITDRTSPGGTPTTFFRYDAAGLLSGTALGLAPGDSIRLGFRAAESQGIAGPVAQSVVYTRLDGPRTDVGDTTKFVLDRWGAPVRVVDAMGNATQIRRENPALPALVTSVVYPNGRWLSASYDPRGNLIGTTDWSHFAGNRYAATAYAYDPKWDAVTRTTSAEGVTSAMAYDSLGRPAWTRQGPDPARRVTFQYRSLTGTAPGLAASVTQPAAAGNPAAVESYEYDARGNLSAVVSPLGVRSETLSDEIGRPVRTRQQINMPALNVAPVYQSDSTVYDELGRVARSESMGPAIASSRTGRPASPAQKVVVVNRYDAASRLRSVSRVSLPDSAGVDTVTTRFAYDAANRKIAELAPDTTPADSLDNPADSTWYDPAGNVIRTKSRLGETVTFQYDTLNRLRRRFVPAATRRAISSQVQSSPPWYFPYFRDNGTGALETLRTDTLPFALRGDTAVFTYDEMGNMRSAVNQDASIARTYSLYGSLQSETQRIRTYVGQDTTTHVYQLQYGYDLDGRRTTLTLPGGLQPGSSQTAQTYSYDPGTGELLNIRDALGTDYTYAYDARGRTRTFTRNGVQERYGYDNGGRMTSRYEEHLATHQALHDETMAYDGRGKLTLVQTLQGDTVQNEYTGLGALAGSYTMRQMIAASEERFRVDALGNQYNAVQRSQDGFKYTQEPDSSVKQYQPFTARQRASRGTTYSEEATFDRAGNRDYVLREQIVPTPYNAACTSEWSIPLLGILGHFSCGGADNVTASLVDLTRQYYGADGRLRLLDRRTCLILPDNTNACDTSRLPLGNQRSAFEEYRYDALGRRILVRSRQAYLCQTNCQNVVRRTVWDGDQVLAEIQAPGATGTSPTLMESDGGLVVHVDAGSVVLPDSLLAGADVAPSDTMPQAQIYRGFQYGRVVYTHGPGIDAPLSLIRMDYSDSIRTPQLVVLHSDWRGEYDIGSYAGGTLTKPCVHITRSSNFKTTTPDGTISDYPKAPGPLNTSWYHCVEVEWPAPHVWVTRETRNRSINGPLAWMGTLIDGMRDNSGQMYMRNRYYDPASGRFTQEDPIGLAGGLNAYGFAAGDPVSYGDPYGLDPCKDPARRNDPGCPRLWPFSMAGKISNRTSWLGQQQHALWRYLDSAPGRIQVMGLILGAFSASGGGSVDAGVETNVPGAVNSRYGKVDFLLGNVRDNASSVGKGPLFRNLLGFDETTLEPALHQHAVNNLASAALRDGNIQFTGPMVGANGRTLDMVTIWRLSQDGSTLNFVTSYRNGK; via the coding sequence GGCGGTGTGCACGAACGTGTTCTCCTGCACGCCGGCGGCGGGGCAGGTCACGGTGGCGCCGGGCGACACGGCGATCGTCGGGGTGAGCTACCGGGTCGGCTCGTACAGCCAGGAGACGGTCGGCCTCGTGGCGCACGAGGTAACGGCGGGCGGAACGGGCTCGGCGAGCACGGCGGTGAACGCGACGGCGAGCCTGGTAGCGCCCGGCGGCGTGGGCGACCGCGCGGACCTGACGCTCTCGGAGCGCTCGATGTGCGTGACGGCGTCGGTGGGCGCGGGGGCGGCGTACGAGTGCGGCGACCTGCGGCTGGTGGCGCCGCTGCCGTCGACGCGGGTGCTGAACCGGGCGCGCACCCCCGTGCTGATCTACAACAGCCAGCACGCGAAGCCGTTTCCGATCGTGGCCGCGCACGTGGTGCGCGACCTGGCGAAGGCGCGCCCGGACTCGATCGGCGCGCGGCTGGTGGTGAGCGGGGGCGAGGTCGCCAACCAGCGGTGGGCGGGCTTCCCTGCGGGTGACACGGCGCGCGTGGCGCTGGGCTTCGATGCGTCGGGAACGCAGTACGCGACGGGTTTCTACCCGTATCACTTCGAGGTGACGGCGTACTACCCGGGCGGAACGAGCGGGGTGATCTACTCACGCGATGGGCGGATCGCGATCGTGAACCGCGCGCAGAGCGGCTTCGGGAGCGGGTGGTGGCTGGCGGGGATGGAGCAGCTGGTGGCGGTCGGGACGACGGAACTGCTGTGGGTGGGCGGCGATGGAAGCACGCGGGTGTACCAGAAGGCGGCGGACGGCGTCTCGTGGATCGGCCCGGCGTTCGACCGGCCGGACACGATCAGGGCGGTGAACAACGAGCTGGTGCGGACGCTGCCGGGCGGCGCGAAGATCTACTACGACATGGACGGCCGCCACCGGCGCACGGTGAACCCGCTGGGCCACACCACGCGCTTCGAGTACAACGGCGCGCAGCTGGCGAGGATCGTGGTCCCGCTGGGTACCGACAGTGTCGCGTACTTCTTCAACTACAACGCCGGCGTGCTGGCCGAGGTGGTGGCGCCAGGGGTGCGGGGGATGGCCGACTCGGCGCGGGTGGTGCGGCTGGAGGTGGTGGGGCGCGACGTGCGGCGGATCTACGAGCCGCAGTATCGCGTGAACGCGCCCTCCGGCAGCCCGATGAACACGGCCAGGCCGCACGTGCTGCTGACCACCACGAACGGGCGGATCACCGACCGTACCAGCCCCGGCGGCACCCCGACGACCTTCTTCCGCTACGACGCCGCGGGGCTGCTCTCCGGCACCGCGCTGGGGCTGGCGCCGGGCGACTCGATCAGGCTCGGCTTCCGCGCGGCCGAGTCGCAGGGGATCGCGGGGCCGGTGGCGCAATCGGTCGTGTACACGCGGCTGGACGGACCGCGCACCGACGTTGGAGACACGACGAAGTTCGTGCTGGACCGCTGGGGCGCGCCGGTGCGCGTGGTGGACGCCATGGGCAACGCCACGCAGATCCGCCGCGAGAACCCCGCGCTCCCGGCGCTGGTGACCTCGGTCGTGTACCCCAACGGCCGGTGGCTCTCGGCGAGCTACGACCCGCGCGGGAACCTGATCGGCACCACCGACTGGTCGCACTTCGCCGGCAACCGGTACGCCGCCACCGCGTACGCGTACGACCCGAAGTGGGACGCGGTGACGCGCACGACCAGCGCCGAGGGGGTGACTTCGGCGATGGCGTACGACAGCCTGGGCCGTCCGGCCTGGACCCGGCAGGGCCCCGACCCGGCGCGGCGGGTCACCTTCCAGTATCGCTCGCTCACCGGCACGGCACCCGGCCTCGCCGCGTCGGTGACGCAGCCTGCCGCGGCAGGAAATCCGGCGGCGGTGGAGAGCTACGAGTACGACGCGCGGGGGAACCTGAGCGCGGTAGTATCGCCGCTCGGGGTGCGGAGCGAGACGCTGTCGGACGAGATCGGCCGGCCGGTCCGCACCCGGCAGCAGATCAACATGCCCGCCCTCAACGTGGCTCCGGTCTACCAGAGCGATTCGACCGTGTACGACGAGCTGGGGCGCGTGGCACGGTCCGAGAGCATGGGACCGGCGATCGCCTCGTCGCGCACCGGCCGCCCGGCATCGCCCGCGCAGAAGGTGGTGGTGGTCAATCGCTACGATGCGGCCAGCCGCCTTCGTTCGGTGTCGCGCGTGTCGCTGCCCGACTCGGCGGGCGTGGACACCGTGACGACGCGCTTCGCGTACGACGCCGCGAACCGCAAGATCGCCGAGTTGGCGCCCGATACCACACCGGCCGACTCGCTGGACAACCCGGCCGACTCGACCTGGTACGATCCGGCGGGGAACGTGATCCGAACGAAGAGCCGGCTCGGAGAGACGGTGACCTTCCAGTACGACACGCTGAACCGGCTGCGGCGCCGCTTCGTGCCCGCGGCCACGCGACGGGCGATTTCCAGCCAGGTCCAATCATCGCCCCCCTGGTACTTCCCGTACTTCCGGGACAACGGCACGGGCGCACTCGAGACGCTGAGAACGGACACCTTGCCGTTCGCGCTGCGCGGCGACACCGCGGTCTTCACGTACGACGAGATGGGGAACATGCGCTCGGCGGTGAACCAGGACGCCTCCATCGCCCGCACGTACTCCCTGTACGGCTCCCTGCAGTCGGAGACGCAGCGCATCCGCACCTACGTGGGGCAGGACACCACCACGCACGTGTATCAGCTTCAGTACGGGTACGATCTGGATGGGCGGCGCACCACTCTGACCCTGCCCGGCGGGCTGCAGCCCGGCTCTTCGCAGACGGCGCAGACGTATTCGTACGATCCCGGCACGGGCGAGCTCCTGAACATCCGGGATGCGCTCGGCACCGACTACACCTATGCCTACGACGCGCGCGGACGGACCCGGACCTTCACGCGCAACGGGGTGCAGGAGCGCTACGGCTACGACAACGGCGGACGGATGACCTCGCGGTACGAGGAGCATCTGGCCACGCACCAGGCGCTGCACGACGAGACGATGGCCTACGACGGCCGCGGCAAGCTCACGCTGGTGCAGACGCTGCAGGGCGACACGGTGCAGAACGAGTACACGGGGCTCGGGGCGCTGGCCGGGAGCTATACGATGCGGCAGATGATCGCGGCGTCGGAAGAGCGCTTCCGCGTCGACGCGCTGGGCAACCAGTACAACGCGGTGCAGCGCAGCCAGGACGGCTTCAAGTACACACAGGAGCCGGACAGCAGCGTCAAGCAGTACCAGCCGTTCACCGCGCGGCAGCGGGCGTCGCGCGGAACCACCTACAGCGAAGAGGCGACGTTCGATCGCGCCGGGAACCGCGATTACGTGCTTCGCGAGCAGATCGTCCCCACGCCCTACAACGCGGCTTGCACGAGCGAGTGGTCCATCCCGCTCCTCGGAATTCTGGGGCACTTCAGCTGTGGCGGGGCGGACAACGTGACGGCCAGCCTGGTGGACCTCACGCGGCAGTACTATGGGGCGGACGGACGGCTGCGGCTGCTGGACCGGCGCACGTGTCTCATCCTGCCGGACAACACCAACGCGTGCGACACGTCGCGGCTGCCGCTCGGCAACCAGCGTTCGGCCTTCGAGGAGTACCGCTACGACGCGCTGGGGCGGCGCATCCTGGTGCGCTCGCGGCAGGCGTACCTCTGCCAGACCAACTGTCAGAACGTGGTGCGCCGCACCGTGTGGGACGGCGACCAGGTGCTGGCCGAGATCCAGGCGCCGGGCGCGACGGGCACCTCGCCGACGCTGATGGAGAGTGACGGCGGGCTCGTCGTGCACGTGGACGCGGGCTCGGTGGTGCTGCCCGACAGCCTGCTGGCCGGCGCCGACGTGGCGCCCTCCGACACGATGCCGCAGGCGCAGATCTACCGGGGCTTCCAGTACGGGCGCGTGGTGTACACCCATGGCCCCGGCATCGACGCGCCGCTTTCGCTGATCCGCATGGACTACAGCGACTCCATCCGCACGCCGCAGCTGGTGGTGCTGCACAGCGACTGGCGTGGGGAGTACGACATCGGCAGCTACGCCGGCGGCACGCTCACCAAGCCGTGCGTGCACATCACGCGGAGCTCGAACTTCAAGACCACCACGCCCGACGGCACGATCTCCGACTACCCCAAGGCACCGGGGCCGCTGAACACCAGCTGGTACCACTGCGTGGAGGTGGAGTGGCCCGCCCCGCACGTGTGGGTCACGCGCGAGACGCGCAACCGCAGCATCAACGGCCCGCTCGCCTGGATGGGCACCCTCATCGACGGCATGCGCGACAACAGCGGCCAGATGTACATGCGCAACCGCTACTACGACCCGGCCAGCGGCCGCTTCACGCAGGAGGATCCCATCGGGCTGGCCGGCGGGTTGAATGCATACGGGTTCGCGGCTGGTGATCCTGTGAGCTATGGGGATCCGTATGGGTTGGATCCCTGCAAAGATCCCGCGCGCCGCAACGATCCCGGATGCCCGCGTCTGTGGCCTTTCTCGATGGCGGGAAAGATCTCGAATCGCACATCATGGCTCGGCCAACAGCAACACGCGCTGTGGCGCTACCTGGATTCTGCGCCCGGCAGGATTCAGGTGATGGGCTTGATCCTCGGCGCTTTTTCCGCGTCCGGCGGGGGTTCGGTCGATGCTGGTGTGGAGACGAATGTGCCAGGCGCGGTCAACTCGCGATATGGTAAGGTAGATTTCCTTCTGGGGAATGTACGAGATAACGCATCGAGCGTTGGGAAAGGCCCGCTATTCCGTAACCTGCTTGGATTCGACGAGACAACCCTTGAGCCTGCGCTACATCAGCATGCGGTAAACAATCTCGCATCCGCTGCCCTGAGGGATGGAAATATACAGTTCACCGGCCCGATGGTGGGTGCAAACGGACGAACGCTGGACATGGTGACGATCTGGCGGTTGTCACAGGACGGAAGTACGCTGAATTTCGTAACTTCGTATCGAAATGGGAAATGA
- a CDS encoding DUF4926 domain-containing protein has translation MYAHTPRLREFDTVRVLALPPHLQDRVVWHISGRLPEVGDLGTIVDAHEEHRGPFYTVECTAGNGDTVWVATFSAEQLEFVQRPR, from the coding sequence ATGTACGCACACACACCCAGGCTCCGCGAGTTCGATACCGTCAGGGTCCTCGCCCTTCCACCACATCTCCAGGATCGAGTCGTGTGGCACATTTCCGGCCGCTTGCCCGAGGTAGGCGATCTGGGTACCATCGTCGATGCGCACGAGGAGCATCGGGGCCCCTTCTACACTGTCGAATGTACCGCAGGGAATGGCGACACTGTGTGGGTCGCAACTTTCTCTGCTGAACAGCTCGAATTCGTTCAGCGCCCCAGGTAG
- a CDS encoding RHS repeat-associated core domain-containing protein: MVTLIDGMRDNSGQMYMRSRYYDPASGRFTQEDPIGLAGGLNAYGFAAGDPISDTDSYRVVRRE, encoded by the coding sequence ATGGTCACGCTCATCGACGGCATGCGCGACAACAGCGGCCAGATGTACATGCGCAGCCGCTACTACGACCCGGCCAGCGGCCGCTTCACGCAGGAGGATCCGATCGGGCTGGCCGGCGGGTTGAATGCGTACGGTTTCGCGGCGGGGGACCCGATCTCAGACACCGATTCGTATCGGGTTGTGCGTCGAGAATGA